A window from Mus caroli chromosome 2, CAROLI_EIJ_v1.1, whole genome shotgun sequence encodes these proteins:
- the Slc30a4 gene encoding zinc transporter 4: protein MAGPGAWKRLKSLLRKDDTPLFLNDTSAFDFSDEVSDEGLSRFNKLRVVVADDDSEAPERPVNGAHPALQADDDSLLDQDLPLTNSQLSLKMDPCDNCSKRRELLKQRKVKTRLTIAAVLYLLFMIGELVGGYMANSLAIMTDALHMLTDLSAIILTLLALWLSSKSPTRRFTFGFHRLEVLSAMISVMLVYVLMGFLLYEAVQRTIHMNYEINGDVMLITAAVGVAVNVIMGFLLNQSGHHHSHAHSHSLPSNSPSMVSSGHNHGQDSLAVRAAFVHALGDLVQSVGVLIAAYIIRFKPEYKIADPICTYIFSLLVAFTTFRIIWDTVVIILEGVPSHLNVDYIKESLMKIEDVYSVEDLNIWSLTSGKSTAIVHMQLIPGSSSKWEEVQSKAKHLLLNTFGMYKCTIQLQSYRQEVIRTCANCQSSST, encoded by the exons ATGGCCGGCCCCGGCGCGTGGAAGCGCCTCAAATCCCTGCTGAGGAAAGACGACACGCCGCTGTTCTTAAATGACACCAGCGCCTTCGACTTCTCGGACGAGGTGAGCGACGAGGGGCTTTCGCGCTTTAATAAACTTCGAGTCGTGGTGGCCGACGATGACTCGGAAGCCCCGGAAAGGCCTGTGAACGGGGCGCACCCGGCCCTCCAGGCCGACGATGACTCCTTATTGGACCAGGACTTACCTTTAACCAACAGTCAGCTGAGTTTGAAAATGGACCCCTGTGACAACTGCAGCAAGCGGCGCGAGTTGCtgaagcagaggaaggtgaagaccaggctgaccatcGCTGCCGTCCTCTACTTGCTTTTCATGATCGGAGAGCTTGTAG gTGGATACATGGCAAATAGCTTAGCAATTATGACAGATGCACTCCATATGCTAACTGACCTTAGTGCCATCATACTCACTCTGCTTGCTTTGTGGCTGTCCTCAAAGTCACCAACCAGAAGATTCACCTTTGGATTTCATCGCCTAG AGGTTTTGTCGGCCATGATCAGTGTAATGCTGGTGTATGTACTTATGGGATTCCTCTTATATGAGGCTGTGCAAAGAACCATCCATATGAACTATGAAATAAACGGCGATGTCATGCTCATCACTGCAGCTGTTGGAGTTGCAGTTAATGTAAT AATGGGGTTTCTGTTGAACCAGTCCGGTCACCACCATTCTCACGCTCATTCCCACTCCCTGCCTTCAAATTCCCCAAGCATGGTATCTAGTGGACACAACCATGGGCAGGACAGCTTGGCAGTGAGAGCTGCATTTGTACACGCCCTGGGAGACTTGGTACAAAGTGTTGGTGTGCTTATAGCTGCATACATCATACGATTCAAG CCAGAATACAAGATTGCTGATCCCATCTGTACgtatatattttcattacttGTGGCCTTCACAACGTTTCGCATCATCTGGGACACAGTAGTGATAATCCTGGAAG GTGTACCAAGCCATTTGAATGTAGATTATATCAAAGAGTCGTTGATGAAAATAGAAGATGTATATTCTGTGGAAGATTTGAATATCTGGTCTCTTACTTCTGGAAAATCCACTGCCATAGTTCACATGCAGCTAA TTCCTGGAAGTTCATCTAAGTGGGAAGAAGTACAGTCCAAAGCTAAGCATTTATTACTGAACACATTTGGCATGTACAAATGCACTATTCAGCTCCAGAGTTACAGACAAGAAGTGATCAGAACTTGTGCAAATTGTCAGAGTTCCAGTACCTGA